A segment of the Candidatus Methylomirabilota bacterium genome:
TGAAGATGAGCCGCGCCGCGCACACCGCGGTCTGCGTCGGCCGGCCCACGATGAGGGAGAGTACGAAGTCGCGCCAGTGCTCGTTGGCGGGCAGGTCGCGAGTGGGATGCACGAACAGCGGGCGGCCCAGCCGCTCCGCGGCGGCGAGAAGCGGCGCGCACGCAGGATCGTCGAGATAGCGGCGGTCGTCGGAGGGATTGACGAGGGCGCCGGCGAAGCCCAGCTCCTCGACCATGCGCTCGAGCTCGCGCGCGGCGCTCTCCCCGCCCCAGGGGTCCACGCAGCCGAGGCCGATGAGGCGCCCGCGATGCCGCGCGATCAGCGCGGCGAGGCCGTCGTTGTAGAGGCGGGCGCGGTCGGCGCCAGACCACGCCGGCAGCTCCTCCGCCGAGGTCTCCATGAAGAAGGAGTCCGAGACGAGGGCGTGGGTAATGCCGCACGCGTCCTGCGCCTCCAGCATGCGCGCGAGCACGCGGCGCTCCGCGGTGACGTAGCGCGGGCTGCTCCCGCCGGGCAGGCGCGCGAGCACCGCGTCGGGCAGGACATGCGCGTGGCACTCGACGAGCGGCGGGGGCATGGGGGGTGCCTCAGCGCGGAGGAGGTGCCGCGGCGCGGGGGGCGCGGCGGTCGGCCTCTTCGGGCATGGGCACGCCGTCGCGATAGACCACGTGATGCCCGAACACGGCGGGCACGCGCGGCCCCGGCGTCACGATGCCGACGAGATTCAGCGGGTCGCAGGCCGACACGCGCAGGGCCTGGCCGTCGGGCTGCTCGCGTCGGATCGCGCGCAGCGCCTCGAGCGCCTCGGGGGCCGCGAACTGCTCGCCCACGAACCCGCCCACGATGCGGCCGCCGCGCAGCTCCCCGCGCATCTCGAGCCGCCGGTAGACGCGCAGGAGGTCGCGCCAGGCCGGCGTGCCGGACTCGCGCTGCAGGAGATCACGGAAGACCACGCCGTACCGCTTCACGTATTGCCGGGCCTTCGCCTCGGTCACGTCGTCTTCTGCGGGCGGCGCGGGCGCCGCGAGCAGCGCCCAGCGGCCGGTGCCGGTGGACGGGCGGGCGCCCGGGCGCGGGCGACCCGGATGGGGCCGGCGGCGCTTCTCGTTGTGCATGAGGCTGCGCAGCCCCGCGAATCCGTCACCCGTGACGAGCCCCGCCGTCACGAGCTCGCAGAGCGCCTCCTCGACCTCGATGCGGAGACGGCGCACGTTGATCGCGATGTCGTCCACGAAGGAAGCGCCCGCGCGCTGCAGGTGCGCGAGGACGTCGCGCGCGGGCCCGGACGGATCGCCGGCGAGGGCGCCGTCGCGAGGCTCCAAGAGCCACGGCAGATCGCGGCGGAGGAGGAGCGCGAGGGGCACGGTGCCGGACAGTCGCCGCCCGGCGTGGCGCGTGGTCGCGTGTAGTCCCAGCCGGCCCCACGTGGCCTCGCCCGAGAGGCACGCCTCGTCGAGCCACGCGGGCTCGTAGCGATGCAGGCGTCCCGGCAAGATCTCGCGCTCCCAGGCGCCGGCCGCGGCCTCGAAGCCCTGGAGGCGCTCGATCACGCGGAGCAGGCCGTCACGGCCGTGCTGCTGGGCGCCGGGCCGCGCGTGCTGCCATGCGAAGAGGAAGCGGATCAGCGCCGCGGCCGGCACGGGCTCGATGAGCCGGCGCAGGCCCTCCAGCGTGCGGCGGTGGATGCGCGCGAGCAGGCGGCGGTCGCACCACTCGAGCTCGTGATGGGTGATGGCCGCGGCGGTGGACGTGAAGCGTCCGCGCAGGGCGCCCCCCTCGGCCTCGATCGCGGTGAGGGCCGCCTCCATCTCGCCCGGCGTGACATCCAGCGGCGCGGCCAGCACGGGCGCGGTGACCGGCCCCACCAGACCCAGACGCGCGCGCACGACCTCAACGAGGGCGCCCTCGCGGCCCGACCAGGCGGGCGCCCGGCGCGCGGGCGGCTCGACGACGTCGGGCTCGAAGCGATACCCGGGCCACACTTCGGCGGCCAGCGAGCGCCGCTCCGCCGGCACCCAGAGCGTGCGCCCATTGCCGCGGAGCCGGGCGGCGCGGCGCGCGGCGATCAGCTCGTCCATGAAGCCGGTCCACTCGGCGGCCTCCGGCTCCGGCAGCGCGCCCAGATCGAGGAGCAGGTCGTGCAACTCGTCGGCGTTGCGGAGATCGGGCCGCGCCTCCTCCACCACGGCCGCGATCGCCTCGGGGTCGAGGCGACCCATGTCGGCGGCCACCGCGGCGGGCAGCCCGCGCCGCAGCGCCACCGCACGAGCGCGGCGCTCTTCCAGCGGTGCGTCGTCCAGGAAGGTGTAGGGATTCGAGTTCAGGATCTCGTGGGCGAACACCGAGGGCTCGGGCGTGTCGCGTACGAAGCACTGGATGCGCCCGGCTCGGAGCGCCTCGAGTCGCGCGCGCAGGCCCTCCGTGTCCATCGCTTCGGTGAGGCAATCGCGGAGTGTCTCGGTGACGAGCGGGTGGTCGGGGATCTCGATCGGCCCCGCCGCCATGTTGTCTTGGCAGGCGAGCTGAGCGGGGAACACGGCGACCAGGAGATCCTCGGCGCGTATGCGCTGGAGGTACGGCGGCACCTTCTTCCCACCCGACCAGCGCAGGAGCGCGAGGGCCCGCGTGGCGTTCCAGCGCCAGCGCGTGGTGAACATGGGCGCCTGTAGCGCGGCCTGGGTGAGGAGCGCCTCGAGCCCGCGCGGGTGCACCATGCCCGTGACCGTCTCCAGCGGGAAGCTGTGCTGCGGCCCCAGCGAGAGCAGCACGCCGTCGTCGGTGGCGGCAGCCTGCAGCTCGAAGTTGAAGCTCTGGCACAGCCGCTTGCGCAGCGCCATGCCCCAGGCGCGATTGACCCGCCCTCCGAAGGGGGCGTGCACGACCATCTGCATGCCGCCGGCCTCGTCGAAGAAGCGCTCCACCACCACCGTGTCGAGAGTGGGCACGGCGCCCAGGGCGGCGCGCGCAGCCGCGATGTAGTCGCGGGCGAGCAGCGCGCCGCGCGCGTCGAGCCCGGTCTCGTCCATGAGCCAGCGCGCGGCCTCCTCGGGATCGTCGAGACGCTCGACCACCGCCGCCCGCACCGCCGAGACCTCCGCGGACAGCTCGGGCGTGCGCGCCGGCCCCTCGCCCAACCAGAACGGGATCGTGGACGGCGCGCCGCCGGCGTCCTCGACGCGCACCTTCCCGCTCTCGACCCTCCGGATTCGCCAGGAGCTG
Coding sequences within it:
- a CDS encoding amidohydrolase family protein — encoded protein: MPPPLVECHAHVLPDAVLARLPGGSSPRYVTAERRVLARMLEAQDACGITHALVSDSFFMETSAEELPAWSGADRARLYNDGLAALIARHRGRLIGLGCVDPWGGESAARELERMVEELGFAGALVNPSDDRRYLDDPACAPLLAAAERLGRPLFVHPTRDLPANEHWRDFVLSLIVGRPTQTAVCAARLIFTGALDRYPRLNLLLAHGGGVLPFVAGRLDATWMAYRPERWHGPDVLGMEPSSYLRRFHVDTNVWSVPALRLLLEVLGPERLVVGNDQPPVWAPLEDALALLAGLELGEKDREAVLWRNAARLFHLERLD
- a CDS encoding DEAD/DEAH box helicase, yielding MFHPVVEHWFRARFAEPTPVQAQAWPLIAAGRDVLLTAPTGSGKTLAAFLACVDQLFRKAIEGVLDDRAQILYVSPLKALSNDVRRNLDEPLTQLAAAALAAGLPAPAIRTAVRTGDTPAHERRQAGKRPPHILVTTPESLFILLTADSSRKWLADVRTVIVDEIHAVAGDKRGAHLALSLERLDELVAASSGGFARLQRVGLSATVRPIETAARLLVGATRPMPALVDVGQRRDMDLRIEVLRDELGAVCTHEQWEEIYDRVAEMACAHRSTLVFVNTRRLVERVARHLAERLGAERVAAHHSSLSRARRFDAEQRLKSGELSLVVATASLELGIDVGTVDLTCLLGSPRSIATALQRVGRSGHALAATPKGRLFPLTRDQLVECAALVRAARRAEIDALALRRAPLDVLAQQLVAICAGEDQDEDRLFALCRRAANYGDLLRKDFDAVVDMLADGIATRRGRVGARLHRDAVGRRLTARRGARLISITSGGAIPETGTYQVVLEPDETPIGTLDEDFAIESMAGDVILLGNSSWRIRRVESGKVRVEDAGGAPSTIPFWLGEGPARTPELSAEVSAVRAAVVERLDDPEEAARWLMDETGLDARGALLARDYIAAARAALGAVPTLDTVVVERFFDEAGGMQMVVHAPFGGRVNRAWGMALRKRLCQSFNFELQAAATDDGVLLSLGPQHSFPLETVTGMVHPRGLEALLTQAALQAPMFTTRWRWNATRALALLRWSGGKKVPPYLQRIRAEDLLVAVFPAQLACQDNMAAGPIEIPDHPLVTETLRDCLTEAMDTEGLRARLEALRAGRIQCFVRDTPEPSVFAHEILNSNPYTFLDDAPLEERRARAVALRRGLPAAVAADMGRLDPEAIAAVVEEARPDLRNADELHDLLLDLGALPEPEAAEWTGFMDELIAARRAARLRGNGRTLWVPAERRSLAAEVWPGYRFEPDVVEPPARRAPAWSGREGALVEVVRARLGLVGPVTAPVLAAPLDVTPGEMEAALTAIEAEGGALRGRFTSTAAAITHHELEWCDRRLLARIHRRTLEGLRRLIEPVPAAALIRFLFAWQHARPGAQQHGRDGLLRVIERLQGFEAAAGAWEREILPGRLHRYEPAWLDEACLSGEATWGRLGLHATTRHAGRRLSGTVPLALLLRRDLPWLLEPRDGALAGDPSGPARDVLAHLQRAGASFVDDIAINVRRLRIEVEEALCELVTAGLVTGDGFAGLRSLMHNEKRRRPHPGRPRPGARPSTGTGRWALLAAPAPPAEDDVTEAKARQYVKRYGVVFRDLLQRESGTPAWRDLLRVYRRLEMRGELRGGRIVGGFVGEQFAAPEALEALRAIRREQPDGQALRVSACDPLNLVGIVTPGPRVPAVFGHHVVYRDGVPMPEEADRRAPRAAAPPPR